One region of Kazachstania africana CBS 2517 chromosome 3, complete genome genomic DNA includes:
- the STP2 gene encoding Stp2p (similar to Saccharomyces cerevisiae STP1 (YDR463W) and STP2 (YHR006W); ancestral locus Anc_5.586), giving the protein MEGDNTKIDDLSAAVHENSRNGVIVMPSNSHANANLADKVITDSRSLEQEYRPLSRRPVSLFIRRSSAIPSPAGKEEVFSPYMEINGPPGPSGQLLSPITPESIASPKDFTPENKKNDEEAFICHYCDAKFKIRGYLTRHIRKHAIEKAFKCPYFNATLPKTLRCHSTGGFSRRDTFKIHLKSRHFIFPNDVKVPNKTHSGGNCKHCQGSFSDIETWINDHVGLRRCRAIQKEVSDDIMKDKKKVGNKLKMIKTSNGKSRFISTLDSIVEPKVLLNEDAIEAMAIVANNTNRSDVLLKDEHDKLVLNSANFEGYKKPKRKYQTKKRRLKEEKEVEHTQNSKISTSMQFNAAASSDFITPTSNTPMSSFSSQENVIPLDCEQASSHYDILQEACATATPVEPIEISINATLERQMIPAKLGERHLNEVKQYLNFYNYSFDCSV; this is encoded by the coding sequence gtGTAATTGTAATGCCCTCAAATTCTCATGCCAATGCGAATTTAGCAGATAAAGTAATTACAGATAGCAGAAGTCTTGAACAAGAATACAGGCCACTTTCTAGAAGGCCCGTGTCCCTATTTATACGGCGTTCCAGTGCGATTCCATCGCCCGCAGGTAAAGAAGAGGTATTTAGTCCTTACATGGAAATAAATGGCCCGCCTGGGCCTTCAGGTCAACTTCTCTCACCCATTACTCCAGAGAGCATTGCTTCACCAAAGGACTTTACACCTgagaataagaaaaatgacGAAGAGGCGTTTATCTGTCATTATTGTGATGCTAAATTCAAGATAAGAGGATACTTAACGAGACACATCCGAAAACATGCGATTGAAAAGGCCTTTAAATGCCCGTATTTTAATGCTACTCTACCAAAGACCCTGAGATGTCATTCTACGGGAGGATTCTCTCGCCGGGATACTTTCAAGATTCATCTAAAGTCGCGGCATTTCATATTCCCCAACGACGTAAAGGTTCCTAATAAAACACATTCAGGAGGAAATTGTAAACATTGTCAGGGAAGTTTTAGTGACATTGAAACTTGGATTAATGATCATGTTGGTTTGCGTCGATGTAGAGCGATACAGAAAGAAGTATCGGATGATATTATGAAGgacaagaaaaaagtgggtaataaattgaaaatgattaaGACGTCAAATGGTAAGTCTAGATTCATTTCTACACTGGATAGTATAGTCGAGCCAAAAGTATTGTTGAATGAGGATGCCATTGAGGCAATGGCAATTGTGGCAAATAATACCAATCGTTCGGATGTTCTTTTAAAGGATGAACACGATAAATTAGTGTTGAATTCTGCTAATTTTGAAGGTTATAAGAAGCCcaagagaaaatatcaaactAAGAAACGtagattgaaagaagaaaaggagGTGGAGCATACGCAAAATAGTAAGATTTCGACATCTATGCAATTTAATGCGGCAGCATCTTCTGATTTTATTACACCAACTTCAAATACCCCAATGTCGTCATTTTCTAGCCAAGAGAACGTTATCCCGTTGGATTGTGAGCAAGCATCATCTCACTATGACATCCTGCAGGAAGCGTGTGCGACCGCCACGCCCGTTGAACCCATAGAGATATCAATAAATGCTACTTTGGAAAGACAGATGATACCTGCGAAATTAGGTGAGAGACATTTAAACGAGGTGAAACAATATCTAAACTTTTATAATTATTCATTTGATTGTAGTGTATAA